The Thermococcus sp. genome contains a region encoding:
- a CDS encoding TRASH domain-containing protein — translation MKIDDLDLKLIYLLMDNSRLSISELAERLGVSRPTVKSRLEKLEREGIIEKYTVKLNPQLFRAHNVVALIVKTDEPDKMKEFEEIIEINRFTSRKYLIKIAVENMEELRKVIEGAGFEVIEIMPILESVERPSPPRVKVPFKCDYCGKEIVGEPIVYKYHNRVYFFCCPTCLREFKKTRENIEKFKLKEEVKGKAGS, via the coding sequence ATGAAGATAGACGACCTGGACTTGAAGCTCATCTATCTGCTGATGGACAACTCCCGGCTGAGCATCTCAGAGCTTGCGGAAAGGCTCGGTGTCAGCAGGCCGACCGTCAAGTCCCGGCTTGAAAAGCTTGAAAGGGAAGGAATAATCGAGAAGTACACCGTAAAGCTCAATCCACAGCTTTTCAGGGCGCACAACGTCGTTGCGCTGATAGTAAAGACGGACGAGCCAGATAAGATGAAGGAGTTCGAAGAGATCATCGAAATAAACCGCTTCACGAGCAGGAAGTACCTCATAAAAATAGCCGTTGAGAACATGGAGGAGCTGAGAAAGGTCATAGAGGGTGCAGGGTTCGAGGTTATCGAGATAATGCCCATTCTCGAAAGCGTAGAGCGCCCCAGTCCTCCAAGGGTCAAGGTTCCCTTCAAGTGCGACTACTGCGGCAAGGAGATAGTGGGAGAGCCCATCGTGTATAAGTACCACAACAGGGTTTACTTCTTCTGTTGCCCGACCTGCCTGAGGGAGTTCAAGAAGACGAGGGAGAACATAGAAAAATTCAAGCTAAAAGAGGAGGTAAAAGGAAAAGCGGGAAGCTGA
- a CDS encoding heavy metal translocating P-type ATPase, whose protein sequence is MELTLKVNGMTCAMCVKTIERALKELPGVKEARANLNSENVHVKFDESRVGLNRIIATIEELGYEVVRERREAVIKIGGMTCAMCARTIEAALGEVPGVLDVSVNLGTESARVSYDPGLVTTDDIKKAIEEVGYQFIGVEGEETHDLERELRERHLRNMKKKLGVAWGIGIVLFTSMQAGRFGFEIPYPMPIQFILSTVAIAYAGREIFGKAWGSLKHKTLSMEVMYSLGIGSAYLASVLATVGVIPEDFNFYEASVLLMAFLLLGRYLETRAKGRTSEAIKKLMGLQAKKATVIRNGEEIEVPISDVKVGDIVIVKPGERVPVDGIVLDGEGYVDESMITGEPVPNLKKAGDEVIGGTVNRNSVLRVEAKRVGRDTVLAQIIRLVEEAQNTKPPIQKLADAIVSYFIPAVLTIALLSFAYWYFVAGEPVLFSFTTLLSVLVIACPCAFGLATPTALTVGMGKGAEMGILIKNGEVLEIARKATVVLFDKTGTLTKGKPEVTDVITFGMDEKDLIRLVASVEKRSEHPLGEAIVRKAQELGLELEEPEEFEAITSKGVRAVVGGKEVLAGNRKLMAENGIDITGIEDFLTRLENEAKTAIVVAVDGNVEGVIGIADTIKDGAKEAIEELHRMGKKVGMITGDNRRTAEAIGRALGVDYVLAEVLPGDKAVEVKKLQKRGETVIFVGDGINDAPALAQADIGIAVGNATDIAMESGDMVLIKNDPRDVVRAIKLSQKTLAKIKQNIFWAMFYNTMLIPFAAGLAFVLFGVEFQPEWAAGAMSISSVSVVTNSLLLKRAKV, encoded by the coding sequence ATGGAGCTTACGTTGAAGGTTAACGGCATGACCTGTGCCATGTGTGTTAAAACCATAGAGAGGGCCCTGAAAGAACTTCCTGGAGTGAAGGAAGCCAGGGCTAATTTGAACTCAGAGAACGTCCACGTTAAATTCGATGAATCCAGGGTTGGGTTGAACAGAATTATAGCCACCATCGAGGAGCTGGGCTATGAAGTAGTTAGAGAGCGGAGGGAAGCGGTGATTAAGATAGGTGGAATGACGTGCGCGATGTGTGCCAGGACCATAGAGGCCGCGCTCGGGGAAGTGCCCGGCGTTCTGGACGTGAGCGTCAACCTGGGAACCGAAAGTGCCAGGGTGAGCTACGACCCTGGCCTCGTAACTACTGATGACATCAAAAAAGCCATTGAAGAAGTTGGCTACCAGTTCATCGGTGTTGAGGGCGAGGAAACCCACGACCTTGAGAGGGAGCTGCGGGAGAGGCATCTCCGCAACATGAAGAAGAAGCTCGGCGTCGCGTGGGGAATAGGGATAGTCCTCTTCACCTCCATGCAGGCCGGGCGCTTCGGCTTTGAAATCCCGTACCCCATGCCCATCCAGTTCATCCTGTCCACCGTTGCGATAGCCTACGCTGGCAGGGAGATATTTGGCAAAGCCTGGGGCTCGCTCAAGCATAAAACCCTCAGCATGGAGGTCATGTACTCCCTGGGCATAGGTTCGGCCTACCTTGCGAGCGTCCTCGCAACGGTAGGGGTCATCCCGGAGGACTTCAACTTCTACGAGGCCAGCGTCCTGCTCATGGCCTTCCTGCTCCTCGGCAGGTACCTCGAAACGAGGGCCAAGGGGAGAACGAGCGAGGCTATCAAGAAGCTCATGGGGCTTCAGGCGAAGAAGGCCACAGTGATAAGGAACGGCGAGGAGATTGAGGTTCCGATAAGTGACGTCAAAGTTGGGGACATCGTGATAGTGAAGCCTGGAGAGAGGGTTCCCGTTGATGGTATCGTGCTCGATGGTGAAGGCTACGTGGACGAGTCCATGATAACCGGAGAGCCGGTTCCGAATCTCAAAAAGGCCGGGGACGAGGTTATAGGGGGGACTGTAAATAGGAACTCAGTGCTCAGGGTAGAGGCAAAGCGCGTCGGCAGGGATACCGTTCTGGCACAGATTATAAGGCTCGTTGAGGAGGCCCAGAACACGAAGCCGCCGATACAGAAGCTCGCCGACGCGATAGTTTCCTACTTCATACCCGCCGTCCTCACAATCGCGCTACTCTCCTTCGCCTACTGGTACTTCGTGGCCGGTGAGCCAGTGCTCTTCTCCTTTACAACCCTCCTCAGTGTCCTGGTAATAGCCTGCCCCTGCGCCTTCGGCCTTGCAACGCCGACCGCTTTGACGGTTGGAATGGGCAAAGGTGCCGAGATGGGGATACTCATCAAGAACGGGGAAGTGCTTGAGATAGCGAGGAAAGCCACCGTCGTGCTCTTCGACAAGACCGGAACGCTCACAAAGGGCAAGCCTGAAGTGACCGACGTAATAACCTTTGGCATGGACGAGAAGGATCTCATAAGGCTCGTTGCCTCGGTGGAGAAGCGCTCCGAGCACCCACTTGGCGAAGCTATCGTGAGGAAGGCCCAGGAACTCGGCCTTGAGCTTGAGGAGCCGGAGGAGTTCGAGGCGATAACCAGCAAGGGCGTTAGGGCGGTTGTTGGTGGGAAGGAGGTACTGGCGGGAAACAGGAAGCTCATGGCAGAGAACGGCATCGATATCACCGGAATAGAGGACTTCCTCACTAGACTTGAAAACGAAGCAAAAACTGCTATAGTGGTCGCTGTGGACGGTAACGTTGAGGGCGTAATCGGCATAGCGGACACAATAAAAGACGGAGCAAAGGAGGCCATTGAGGAGCTCCACAGGATGGGCAAGAAGGTCGGCATGATAACCGGTGACAACAGGAGAACGGCCGAGGCGATAGGGAGAGCCCTTGGGGTGGACTACGTCCTCGCAGAGGTTCTGCCCGGAGACAAGGCGGTGGAGGTCAAAAAGCTCCAGAAGAGAGGCGAGACAGTTATCTTCGTCGGCGACGGCATAAACGATGCCCCTGCCTTGGCCCAGGCGGATATAGGCATAGCCGTCGGCAACGCGACGGACATAGCCATGGAGAGCGGGGACATGGTTCTCATAAAGAACGACCCGAGGGACGTGGTGAGGGCAATAAAGCTGAGCCAGAAGACGCTGGCGAAGATAAAGCAGAACATCTTCTGGGCGATGTTCTACAACACGATGCTGATTCCCTTCGCGGCTGGTCTGGCATTCGTCCTCTTCGGCGTGGAATTCCAGCCCGAGTGGGCAGCGGGAGCGATGAGCATAAGCAGCGTCAGTGTCGTCACAAACTCGCTCCTGCTGAAGAGGGCCAAGGTGTGA
- a CDS encoding thioredoxin family protein translates to MIVEYNGNTELNSGKVVLWFSIPGCPPCRIVESFMEELSGEFPEIKVVHINAEKWNDLVNHFDVLNVPTLIYLKDGEEVGRQNLIRGRTEVLAKLAEL, encoded by the coding sequence ATGATAGTCGAATACAATGGAAACACCGAGCTGAACTCTGGCAAAGTTGTGCTGTGGTTTTCCATCCCGGGCTGTCCACCGTGCAGGATCGTTGAAAGCTTCATGGAGGAGCTGAGCGGGGAGTTTCCCGAGATAAAGGTTGTTCATATCAACGCCGAGAAATGGAACGACCTCGTGAACCACTTTGACGTCCTCAACGTCCCGACGCTGATTTACCTTAAGGACGGGGAAGAGGTTGGGAGGCAGAATCTTATCAGGGGTAGGACGGAAGTGCTGGCAAAACTCGCTGAATTGTAG
- a CDS encoding SagB/ThcOx family dehydrogenase, whose protein sequence is MTLNYYKKISFFIVVLVIVLSAALLLKPYIPREGSGTGLVNGEILLPAPRLKGDMSVEEAITLRRSVRNYRREPLTLSELSQLLWAAQGITHENKRSAPSAGATYPMEVFVFVGSVEGVEPGIYRYDPIRHSLQTLKMGDLRGELQKAALNQEWVGKAAADIVLVAFYGRTTGYYGSRGRMYVHMEAGHIGQNIYLQATALGLGTVSVGAFDESRVAGIIGTEGVPLYIFPVGRS, encoded by the coding sequence ATGACCCTGAACTACTATAAGAAGATATCCTTTTTTATCGTTGTCCTTGTTATAGTGCTCTCCGCGGCGCTTCTGTTGAAGCCCTACATCCCAAGGGAAGGCAGTGGCACGGGACTGGTAAACGGGGAGATACTCCTTCCGGCCCCTCGGTTGAAAGGTGATATGAGTGTTGAGGAGGCCATAACCCTCAGAAGGAGCGTCCGAAATTACAGGAGGGAGCCGCTGACGTTAAGTGAGCTTTCACAGCTCCTTTGGGCCGCGCAGGGTATAACACATGAGAACAAACGCAGTGCCCCGAGTGCTGGTGCCACTTACCCCATGGAGGTTTTCGTGTTTGTGGGTAGTGTCGAGGGAGTGGAACCTGGGATATACCGCTATGATCCCATCCGGCATTCCCTGCAGACCTTGAAGATGGGGGACCTGCGAGGGGAGCTCCAAAAGGCCGCCCTCAACCAAGAGTGGGTTGGGAAGGCTGCCGCTGACATAGTCTTGGTGGCGTTCTACGGCAGAACGACCGGGTACTACGGGAGTAGGGGGAGGATGTACGTTCACATGGAAGCGGGACATATCGGACAGAACATCTACCTGCAGGCCACGGCACTTGGCCTCGGAACTGTTTCAGTGGGGGCCTTCGATGAGAGTCGTGTGGCCGGGATAATAGGTACAGAGGGTGTTCCCCTCTACATATTCCCCGTGGGGAGGTCCTAG
- a CDS encoding VIT1/CCC1 transporter family protein: MRAVELASKFYEDEYRDSVLYAQLAKGEKNGTLRREFLRLSTIESEHAKFWYDFLERRGVKAPRMKVGKLSFLSIKLLRRLLGPGAVASLLELGENSAVERYFEFLTEFELAEDERKILSEVIVDELEHEHFFAEAKKRFHTDNIRDFVLGMNDGLVELLGAVTGLSAVYVNSPRIVGISGLIVGVAGALSMAIGSFISVRSQRQVNESVQKRMEALFEVSPGRAKDELLERLGESGMPEDIAEEIAEKISSNHEALLKLLTGGERVENEVRSALYTGLAYILGVVFPVLPYFLFGSSLTALPFSVVFAGAALAVVATLISVLSGISIRTKIAEMVTTGLGAAFLSYLFGRLMESVFHISAL; encoded by the coding sequence ATGAGGGCGGTTGAGCTTGCGAGTAAGTTTTATGAGGATGAGTACAGAGATTCCGTGCTCTACGCACAGCTTGCGAAGGGCGAGAAGAACGGGACGTTGAGAAGAGAATTTTTGAGGCTTTCCACCATCGAATCAGAGCACGCCAAGTTCTGGTATGATTTTCTTGAGCGCCGTGGGGTAAAGGCCCCGAGGATGAAAGTGGGGAAACTGTCGTTCCTCTCGATAAAGCTTTTGAGGAGACTCCTAGGGCCTGGGGCGGTTGCTTCGCTCCTTGAGCTGGGGGAGAACTCTGCAGTTGAGAGGTACTTTGAGTTCCTCACTGAGTTTGAGCTTGCCGAGGACGAAAGGAAGATCCTCTCGGAGGTAATAGTTGACGAACTTGAACACGAGCACTTCTTTGCGGAGGCCAAAAAGCGATTCCACACGGACAACATACGGGACTTCGTTTTGGGCATGAACGATGGCCTGGTTGAACTTCTGGGTGCTGTAACGGGTCTCTCCGCTGTTTACGTCAATTCTCCCCGAATAGTTGGCATAAGCGGTCTGATCGTTGGTGTTGCAGGGGCCCTTTCGATGGCCATAGGGTCCTTCATATCGGTTCGTTCTCAACGACAGGTAAATGAGAGCGTGCAGAAGCGTATGGAGGCCCTCTTTGAAGTCTCACCGGGAAGGGCAAAGGATGAACTACTTGAACGGCTCGGGGAGAGCGGGATGCCAGAGGACATAGCAGAGGAGATCGCGGAGAAAATCTCAAGTAACCATGAGGCGCTTCTGAAGCTACTCACTGGTGGGGAGAGGGTGGAGAACGAGGTGCGCTCGGCGTTGTATACCGGCCTGGCATACATACTGGGCGTCGTTTTCCCTGTGCTTCCATACTTCCTATTCGGCTCGTCACTTACAGCACTGCCCTTCTCAGTGGTCTTTGCTGGGGCCGCCCTGGCAGTAGTGGCCACACTCATCTCGGTGCTCTCTGGAATCTCAATACGGACAAAGATCGCGGAGATGGTGACGACCGGACTCGGTGCCGCCTTTCTCAGCTACCTCTTCGGCAGGTTGATGGAGAGCGTTTTCCATATCTCCGCACTTTGA
- a CDS encoding desulfoferrodoxin family protein: MISGTVKSGDWKGEKHVPVIEYEKEGDLVKVEVSVGKEIPHPNTPEHHIAWIELYFHPEDGNFPILVGRVAFTNHSDPLTEPRAVFFFKTTKKGKLYALSYCNIHGLWENEVSLE; this comes from the coding sequence ATGATAAGCGGAACGGTAAAGAGTGGAGACTGGAAGGGGGAGAAGCACGTCCCCGTTATAGAGTACGAGAAGGAAGGCGACCTCGTCAAGGTCGAGGTCAGCGTCGGCAAGGAGATACCTCACCCAAACACCCCGGAGCATCACATAGCCTGGATTGAGCTCTACTTCCACCCCGAGGACGGCAACTTCCCGATTCTCGTCGGCAGGGTTGCTTTCACCAACCACAGCGACCCGCTGACCGAGCCGAGGGCGGTCTTCTTCTTCAAGACGACTAAGAAGGGCAAGCTCTACGCGCTCAGCTACTGCAACATCCACGGCCTCTGGGAGAACGAGGTTTCCCTCGAGTGA
- the rd gene encoding rubredoxin: MAKWKCMVCGYIYDEEEGDPDSGAEPGTKFEDLPDEWVCPLCGAPKDMFEKIE, from the coding sequence ATGGCCAAATGGAAATGCATGGTTTGCGGATACATCTACGATGAGGAGGAGGGTGATCCGGACAGCGGAGCTGAGCCTGGAACCAAGTTCGAAGACCTTCCGGACGAGTGGGTCTGCCCGCTCTGCGGTGCTCCCAAGGACATGTTTGAAAAGATAGAGTGA
- a CDS encoding rubrerythrin family protein → MVVKRKMTRKFLEEAFAGESMAHMRYLIFAGQAEKEGYHNIAKLFRAIAHAEFVHAKNHFMALGKLGKTPENLQEGINGETYEVEEMYPVFHNAAEFQGEKDAVRTTNYALEAEKIHAKLYEKAKETAESGKDIEIKRVYICPICGYTAIDEAPEYCPVCGAPRDKFVVFE, encoded by the coding sequence ATGGTGGTAAAGAGGAAAATGACGAGGAAGTTTCTTGAGGAGGCCTTCGCCGGGGAGAGCATGGCACACATGAGGTACCTGATTTTCGCGGGGCAGGCTGAGAAGGAGGGCTATCATAACATAGCAAAGCTCTTCAGGGCTATTGCACACGCTGAATTTGTACACGCCAAAAACCACTTTATGGCCCTCGGGAAGTTGGGAAAAACCCCGGAGAACCTTCAAGAAGGGATAAACGGCGAGACCTACGAGGTCGAGGAGATGTACCCGGTATTCCACAATGCCGCGGAATTCCAGGGAGAGAAAGATGCAGTCCGGACTACCAACTACGCCCTTGAAGCGGAAAAGATACATGCCAAGCTCTACGAAAAGGCCAAGGAAACCGCCGAGAGCGGAAAGGACATCGAGATAAAGAGGGTTTACATCTGCCCCATCTGTGGGTACACTGCCATTGACGAAGCCCCAGAGTACTGCCCGGTGTGCGGCGCTCCAAGGGATAAGTTTGTGGTCTTTGAGTAA
- a CDS encoding ArsR family transcriptional regulator has translation MKTNAFEVASRYVYPSLRRRLVEMLRNRGLKQAEIAELLHITQSAVSRYLRMDRGALMDVSIFPDVEEEIKALADRVLQERPDEYVVHSELVRIAVRMLGKGYVCSFHSKVDPELDPAECRVCVELFGGS, from the coding sequence ATGAAGACCAACGCCTTTGAAGTGGCTTCACGCTACGTGTATCCCTCCCTCAGACGGCGCCTCGTTGAGATGTTGAGGAATAGGGGGCTGAAACAGGCGGAGATAGCGGAACTGCTTCACATAACCCAATCAGCGGTATCCCGCTACCTGAGAATGGACAGGGGTGCACTGATGGACGTGTCCATCTTTCCTGATGTGGAGGAGGAGATCAAGGCGCTTGCGGACCGGGTGCTTCAGGAACGGCCAGATGAGTACGTGGTACACTCTGAACTCGTTCGAATCGCAGTGAGGATGCTTGGGAAGGGATACGTCTGTTCGTTTCACTCCAAGGTTGACCCGGAGCTTGATCCCGCGGAATGCCGGGTCTGTGTTGAACTTTTCGGAGGGTCATGA
- a CDS encoding DUF1858 domain-containing protein, translating to MVINMMLNVRGLEAPQPAVMIIENLGKLKVDETLEVIGDKPFIDILGKLDEAGYEVGVKEVSGFFVLRVTKTESSKELRMEVKECDDKLDEITEETNVGKLLKAYPESLKVLVKYGFSPLENPVMGRTLARTITLKGAKRLLGMSDEKFIEMMNELKGLKKT from the coding sequence GTGGTGATTAATATGATGCTCAATGTTCGTGGATTAGAGGCGCCTCAGCCGGCGGTTATGATCATAGAAAACCTCGGAAAGCTCAAAGTTGATGAAACACTTGAGGTGATAGGGGATAAGCCTTTCATCGACATTCTGGGGAAGCTTGATGAGGCGGGCTACGAAGTTGGGGTCAAAGAGGTCTCGGGCTTCTTCGTTCTCAGGGTTACCAAGACTGAAAGCTCCAAGGAGCTCAGGATGGAGGTCAAGGAGTGCGACGATAAACTGGACGAGATAACGGAGGAAACCAACGTGGGTAAGCTCCTTAAGGCATATCCAGAATCACTTAAGGTGCTCGTGAAGTACGGCTTCTCCCCCCTTGAGAATCCCGTGATGGGGAGGACCCTCGCGAGGACGATAACTCTGAAGGGAGCAAAAAGGCTCCTCGGCATGAGTGACGAGAAATTCATAGAAATGATGAACGAGCTGAAAGGACTGAAGAAGACTTAA
- a CDS encoding DUF438 domain-containing protein, translated as MTELLDKREYKKEQLKRLLLRIHRGEDVNKLKEEFRRVLSGISPLEIPLIEQELVKEGISAKDIAKMCDLHVELFREAVKGTDELEERDLPDGHPLKTLYQENKEIMKDSEMLNLYARTLTTTKDERMREEILGVLEEIVGNLRKVGFTHYNREEMLTFPYIERRGLTAIATVLWTKHDEIRFMIKHMAGLLRKRDKMQWSEFIERFKEKAGEASFALSDMVFRENNIYYPTLKALLTEGEWKAVRMQEDEIGFYKVDPPAWDLGESVKPLHPWEIDPELSVEQLLGLPKEVQQALKGQPLEFDKSLLKREGDVDLGTGYLSVEELKAIFEALPVDITFIDKDDRVRFFSPGERIFDRTMSVLGRPVQLCHPPKSVHIVNKILKAFREGRKKEAAFWLRLGPKYVYIRYLPVFGRDGNYLGTLEITMDIEPYKRIEGEKRLLDWRD; from the coding sequence ATGACTGAACTACTGGATAAGCGTGAATACAAGAAGGAACAGCTGAAGAGGCTTCTCCTTAGAATCCACAGAGGAGAGGACGTGAATAAGCTCAAAGAGGAATTCCGCAGGGTTTTGAGCGGGATCTCCCCCCTGGAGATACCCCTAATTGAACAGGAGCTCGTGAAGGAGGGCATCTCCGCCAAGGACATAGCGAAGATGTGCGACCTGCACGTTGAGCTGTTCAGGGAAGCGGTTAAAGGCACGGATGAGCTCGAGGAGAGAGATTTGCCTGACGGACACCCGCTCAAAACCCTCTACCAGGAGAACAAGGAGATTATGAAAGATTCTGAAATGCTCAACCTCTACGCGAGAACCCTCACCACGACAAAGGACGAGCGCATGAGGGAAGAAATTCTCGGCGTTCTGGAAGAGATAGTGGGCAACCTCAGGAAGGTCGGTTTCACTCACTACAACCGTGAGGAGATGCTGACGTTCCCATACATCGAGCGGAGAGGTCTTACGGCGATAGCAACCGTCCTCTGGACAAAACATGATGAGATAAGGTTCATGATAAAGCACATGGCCGGGCTTCTTAGGAAGAGGGATAAGATGCAGTGGAGTGAGTTCATTGAACGCTTTAAGGAGAAAGCCGGCGAGGCTTCATTCGCGCTGAGCGATATGGTTTTCAGGGAGAACAACATCTACTACCCGACGCTCAAAGCCCTCCTCACAGAGGGCGAGTGGAAGGCCGTAAGAATGCAGGAGGATGAGATCGGTTTCTATAAGGTTGATCCACCCGCCTGGGACCTCGGTGAGAGCGTTAAGCCGCTCCACCCCTGGGAGATAGATCCAGAGCTGAGCGTAGAACAGCTCCTTGGACTTCCAAAGGAAGTTCAGCAGGCGTTGAAGGGGCAGCCACTGGAGTTCGATAAGAGCCTGCTGAAGCGGGAAGGCGACGTCGACCTGGGAACCGGCTACCTGAGCGTTGAGGAACTAAAGGCCATCTTCGAGGCGCTCCCGGTTGATATCACGTTCATCGACAAAGACGACCGCGTTAGGTTCTTCTCGCCAGGGGAGAGGATATTCGACAGGACCATGTCGGTGCTGGGCAGGCCCGTTCAACTCTGCCACCCGCCGAAGAGCGTCCATATCGTTAACAAGATACTCAAGGCCTTCAGAGAAGGCAGAAAGAAGGAGGCCGCGTTCTGGCTCAGGCTCGGTCCCAAGTACGTTTACATCAGGTACCTGCCGGTATTCGGTAGAGACGGGAACTACCTTGGCACGCTCGAGATAACCATGGACATCGAACCTTATAAAAGAATAGAGGGCGAGAAGAGACTGCTTGACTGGAGGGATTGA
- a CDS encoding Xaa-Pro peptidase family protein: MRGKRGIFKRRVERFQNVMRENGIEGAVIRTLSSFIYFTGTKWLRPSLLIPAEGEPVVYVVKGEADIFRKKSWIENIVEFQKAEDLMAGIVGWIHSNGISTVGLEFGIERDAYLIFFKIFKRLNPTVEIVDILELTMGLRMIKDEWELENIRRAGKIARWGMEVAREVLKPGMSELEIAAEVVHELMVSGSEDPKVYVSTTPRAHAEPFRDLKVPENGVVTVVIGSDWNHYYSNTARTFVVGDPGDRVKRAMDVKEEALKLALEETRTGVTLASVERKLANFFKDRGFGDAYLAGYTHSVGLLIEEPPITTIVVPQRASKVQENMALAIIHPPLMIPEGAIKHEDTYIVGRSGLERVT, from the coding sequence ATGAGGGGAAAAAGGGGTATCTTCAAACGGCGCGTTGAGCGTTTTCAAAATGTCATGAGGGAGAACGGAATAGAAGGCGCCGTTATAAGGACGCTTTCGAGCTTTATTTACTTCACAGGGACAAAATGGCTTAGACCAAGCCTTCTGATTCCGGCGGAGGGAGAGCCCGTAGTCTACGTCGTTAAAGGAGAGGCCGACATCTTCAGGAAAAAGAGCTGGATAGAAAACATCGTGGAGTTCCAAAAGGCCGAGGACCTGATGGCCGGAATCGTTGGCTGGATACACTCCAACGGCATAAGCACAGTAGGCCTTGAATTTGGAATAGAAAGGGACGCCTACCTCATCTTCTTTAAGATATTCAAGCGTCTAAACCCGACCGTTGAGATAGTGGACATCCTGGAGCTGACCATGGGGCTTCGCATGATAAAAGATGAGTGGGAGCTTGAGAACATTAGGAGGGCTGGAAAGATCGCCCGGTGGGGAATGGAGGTTGCGAGGGAGGTCCTAAAACCTGGCATGAGCGAGCTTGAGATCGCCGCTGAGGTGGTTCATGAGCTCATGGTCAGTGGCAGTGAGGATCCGAAGGTCTACGTTTCGACCACACCAAGGGCCCACGCGGAGCCTTTCAGAGACCTTAAGGTTCCTGAGAATGGTGTGGTCACAGTAGTCATAGGTTCAGACTGGAACCACTACTACTCCAACACCGCCAGAACCTTCGTTGTCGGGGATCCGGGGGATCGGGTCAAAAGGGCAATGGATGTTAAAGAAGAAGCCCTGAAACTCGCCCTTGAAGAGACCAGAACGGGTGTTACCCTGGCCTCGGTCGAGAGAAAGCTGGCAAATTTCTTCAAGGACAGGGGGTTCGGCGACGCCTATCTGGCGGGATACACGCACAGCGTTGGTCTTCTGATCGAGGAGCCGCCGATAACTACCATAGTCGTGCCCCAGAGGGCCTCAAAGGTGCAGGAGAACATGGCCCTCGCGATAATTCACCCACCCCTGATGATTCCGGAGGGTGCGATAAAGCACGAGGACACCTACATCGTAGGGAGAAGCGGTCTCGAAAGGGTCACATAA
- a CDS encoding peroxiredoxin: MEYLDVKVLDEEGEERTLRELVLGKWTILYFYPKDNTPGCTTEAKEFSGLSDEFKELGVQVIGVSRDSPRSHRRFKERHALEVQLLSDPDGRLHKVFGAWGKKKSYGREYEGVIRSTFVLNPEGEIVWKKINVRAKGHAAKVLEEVKKLINREEYS, translated from the coding sequence GTGGAATACCTGGACGTTAAGGTCTTGGATGAGGAGGGGGAGGAGAGGACACTGAGGGAGCTTGTTCTCGGGAAATGGACGATCCTGTATTTTTATCCAAAGGACAACACGCCCGGCTGCACAACGGAAGCGAAGGAGTTTAGTGGACTTTCTGATGAGTTTAAGGAACTGGGGGTACAGGTGATAGGAGTTTCTAGGGACTCTCCAAGGAGCCACCGTCGCTTTAAAGAGAGGCATGCCCTTGAGGTTCAACTTCTAAGCGACCCTGACGGCAGATTGCATAAGGTTTTTGGGGCCTGGGGAAAAAAGAAAAGCTACGGCAGGGAATACGAGGGAGTGATACGGAGCACCTTCGTCCTAAACCCCGAGGGAGAGATTGTGTGGAAAAAGATAAATGTCCGGGCGAAGGGACATGCCGCGAAGGTCCTTGAAGAGGTCAAAAAGCTAATTAACAGGGAGGAGTATTCATAG
- a CDS encoding ferritin family protein, which yields MNELEALALALEIEKVELKFYLGLARKAKDERAKKMFLFLAEEEAEHWKSFEERFVEELIERCELPAVDRELLEKLTPKYEGELSEVDAVRIGMEQEKLTWGFYEEAAKNAEHGDVKRVFEELAGVEKGHYELLRAQYDSIMKTGIWMDYQDFSLEVD from the coding sequence ATGAATGAACTTGAAGCACTTGCGCTGGCTCTCGAAATTGAGAAGGTCGAGCTGAAGTTCTACCTGGGCCTGGCCAGGAAAGCAAAAGACGAAAGGGCCAAAAAGATGTTCCTCTTTCTGGCGGAGGAGGAAGCGGAGCACTGGAAATCCTTCGAGGAGAGGTTCGTCGAGGAACTCATCGAGAGGTGTGAACTGCCTGCGGTGGATAGAGAACTTCTCGAAAAGCTCACCCCCAAGTATGAGGGCGAGCTGAGCGAGGTCGACGCGGTCAGGATAGGTATGGAGCAGGAAAAACTCACCTGGGGGTTCTACGAGGAAGCCGCAAAAAACGCGGAGCACGGGGATGTCAAAAGGGTCTTTGAAGAACTCGCGGGGGTGGAGAAGGGACACTACGAGCTTCTTAGAGCCCAGTACGATTCGATAATGAAAACGGGGATATGGATGGACTACCAAGACTTCAGCCTTGAGGTGGACTGA